A window of Candidatus Bathyarchaeia archaeon genomic DNA:
AAGCCCGGTGAAATAATCGCCACATGTAGGTATTGCGGTTACACGGTTGTCATTGAAACTGGCAAGGCTTTCACCTTCGAGCACTCCATGCTTTTAAACAGGTATAACCCGGCAAGCGTCGAGGAACCGGCAAAAGATTGGATGCGCTTCGGCTTTCTAAAACCTCCAGATTTGGCTAAGAAGGCAAAATTTGTAGAGAAGACATTAATGTATCTGCCCTTCTGGATAGTGTCCGTTGATGCGGAAAGCGTTTACAAAGGCGTTTTTGAGCGGTTAAACCCCCCAATAGTTAAGGAGGGCAGAATAACCAAGAAATATAACTGGCTTGTCCTTGCAAGAAAAGCTTCAGAATTTCCAACCAAAGAGTACGATGTCCCATTGGAAGGCAAAATCCCCTATGACTTCAGAAAAATTGAAGAGTTTGCAAAAGTTTTGAACAGCGAAATCGACAGGGAAGAAGCCATAGAAATCGCAAAACAGCAGATAATCGAGCATCACCGTTACCTAGCACAACAAGACGTTGACAGAATAATGGAAATGAGAAATGAAATAAAGGTGAACCAAACAGTCTATCTCCACGCTCCCATCTGGCTCATAAAATACGAATACAAAGACAGAGCTTACACGCTGTGGTTGGACGGCGCCACCGGCACGGTTATAAAAGGCGAAATCCCCCAAACAAAAATCGGATTATTCTAGAGACTTTACAAGATGGAATATGCTGGCTGGGCGTTAAATGAGTGAGAAAATAATTGGAAGGGGAACATGGTACGACAAAATGGCAGCAAAAATCATCGAGCGAGAACGAAAACTGGGCAGAAGCTTAGACATGATTCGAACTGAAATGGGCTTAGGTGCCTCCGGCTTCCCCCACATTGGAAGTTTAGGCGACGCTGCCCGCTCCTATGCCGTGACATTGGCTTTGAGGGAGCAGGGCTGCCGCTCAGAGCTTATTGCCTTCTGCGACGACAAAGATGGACTTCGCAAGGTGCCAGCTGGACTGCCAAAAACCCTAGAAAAATACCTCGGCTTCCCAGTCACGGATATTCCAGACCCCTTTAAGTGCCATGACAGCTACGGACGGCACATGAGTTCGCTGCTGCTTGAAGCCCTAGACAAGTGTGGCATAGAATACCGCTACATGTCCGCCAAGGACGCTTATGCACAAGGCTTGCTTAACAATGAAATTCACACGATACTCCTTAACGCAAAGAGGGTTGGCGAAATTGTAAAGGAAGAGGTTGGGCAAGAAAGGTACATGGAAGTTTTACCCTACTTCCCAGTATGCGAGAATTGTGGAAGAATATACACAACCAAAGCCTTGGAATATTTGCCCAAAGAGAGAAAGGTGCTCTATGTCTGCGAGGGCATGGAGATCAAGGGCAGATGGATTGAAGGCTGCGGACACAAAGGCGAAGTCGACGTCACAAAAGGCATGGGAAAACTCAGCTGGAAAGGCGAATTCGCGGCTAGATGGCGAGCCCTGGACATAAGGTTCGAAGCCTACGGCAAAGACATAGCCGACTCCGTCCGCGTCAACGACAGAATAAGCCGCGAAGTTTTAGGCTATGAACCTCCGGCCCACGCAAGATACGAAATGTTCCTAGACAAGAGTGGAAGAAAAATCTCAAAGTCAGCAGGCAATGTCTTCACACCCCAAGTGTGGTTCAGATATGGCTCACCCCAATCGCTTATGCTCCTAATGCTGAAAAGGTTTGTTGGAACCCGCACCATAGACGTGACAGACATACCATCCTACATGAACGAACTAGACTATCTGGAAGACGTATACTTTGGAAGGAAAACAATTCCAGACAAAAAGGAACTGGCGAAGCTAAAGGGCTTATACGAGTACTGCTGGCTCCTAAAACCACCAAAACAGCCAAGCATCCACGTCCCATACAACCTACTAATATACTTGGCAAAAATCGCCCCTAAAGATAAAGAATTGGAATTCATAACAGAAAAACTCCAAACCTACGGCTACCTACAAAAGGGCCAGCAGCCAGACGAAAACCTCAAAAAACGAATAGAATACGCCCTAAACTGGGCAAAAGACTTCGAGGAAATCCGCGAAACAACCGTAACCCTAAAACCAGAAGAAAAAACAGCAATAAAAGACCTCATAGACGCCATAAAAACCGAAATAGAACCGGAGAGAATCCAAAACGCCATATTCAACACAGCCAAAAAACACGGCATCCCACCACCAGAATTCTTCAAAACCCTATACACAATACTAATAGGTGCACCACAAGGCCCGAGGCTAGGCCCCTACATAGTCGCCATGGGCAAACAAAACGTAATAAACGCCCTACAACGAACCCTAAACCAAACCTAAAAACCTTTTATGCAATTTCACTACTCAATAAACATGGGCCCGTAGTCTAGCATGGATTAGGACGCTGGCCTGCGGAGCCGGAGATCCTGGGTTCAAATCCCAGCGGGCCCGCTCCTTTTTCGGTTCGGAACCTTGCATTTAATATTTTCATTTAATATTTTCGGTAAAGCGATGGTTTGAGACGCATCTTTTGTAGCAATATTTGTGATTACGGAATATTTGTTAAAGAAGTCCTGCACTACTGTAGCATTGATGATGATGAAGCAGAGAAGGCTAGCCGCAATTCTCATGTTAACCATGTTCATTGCAATGTCTCCACTGATGTTTGAGGATGTAATAGTTCATGGTGGAAATGGAAAAATAGATCTTTTCACGCAGAAGGAACCTTTTAGCGGAAAAGGTTTAAATATGCCAAGTGATGCATTCGCACCGGGAGAAATTGTTTTTTTATACGCTTTGGTTGAGTATAACGGCTATCCTCGGCAGAATTTGCTTGTAACTTTCTCTATAAAAAGTCCAAATGGGACTTCTTTTAGTTTTACCGCTATAACTAACACCAGTGGTATTGCATCCATGAGCTTCACCATTCCCCAAAAATGTCCCCCTCACGAAAATGAAACATTTGGGGAGTGGTTTGTAAGGGCATGTGTCGTCATAGGTGACACATTTCTCCAAGATACTTTAACCTTCAAAGTAGGCTGGCTTGTTGAGTTATTAGGAGTGAGAACCATCGATAGAAACATGGCTCCACGAGATTCTTTTGGAATAACAGGCGATGTTGGTTTAGAAATATCCTTGAAAAACATTGCTATGACAGAGAAAAAAGTTACATTAACAGCTGTTATACAAGATGAATTGAATGTTCCAGTAAATTCTCTAGCGATAAGCGATATTGAAATTCAACCAAATGAAAAGACTGTTTATCTATATACTAAATTGAGCATTCCTAAGTGGGCTGTTGTAGGGAAAGCAATAGTCTATGTCTCTGCATTTACAAAATTGCCTAGTCAAAACGGGGTTGCATATTGTCCATCAATATCAACAGAATTTTTCATCACACCCTATAACCCATTAAGATTAGAGTTCCGTGACATCGCTATTATTAAAGTAACTTCATCAGCCACTTCGGTAAAAATCGGGGAACCAATTCACGTGAGTGTAAAAGTTAGAAATGAAGGAACTTTAACCGAAAGTTTCAATGTAAGTCTGCTTATGGACAATCAAGTTATCGACACTTTAAATGTTCTGAACCTAGCACCTTATTCCTCAACTACCTTGAATTTCACCATCGACACTAGAGACTTGGTTCCTAAAAGTTATTTAATTTCCGTTGCAATACCCCCACTTCTGAATGAAGCAGACACCACTGACAATATTCTTGCTGATGGATACATTGAAGTGAGGCCTTCTGTAAGAAGGTTTCTGGTGATTTTTGAAGGGGCAGGCCTTTCTCTTGACGCGCAAGGTATTATCTTGACGATTAATGGTTCAGCGAAAAGCGTTAAAAATCTGCCTTGTAGTCTTTTTGTTGAAGAAGGAAGTGTATTGATCTATACCTACGAAGAAAACGTTTTAAGTGCAGTTTTAGGTAAACGTTTCAAACTTCGTGAAGTGATCGGGCCGCCTTCGCCAGTAACTGTGAGAAGTAACATCACAATAGTTGGACAATATGTGACTCAGTACTACTTGCTGGTCTCCTCAATTTATGGTTCTCCAACCCCAAAAAGTGGATGGTTCGATGCTGGGGCGATTGTTAACGCTTCTGTTGTTTCCCCGTGGCCTGGTCCTGAAGGTACACGTCACGTATGTTTGGGCTGGATTGGAACAGGAAGCGTGCCACTTTCAGGAAGCGAATGTACTGTGACATTTATAATTCATCAACCTTCAAGCATTGTTTGGCTTTGGAAAACCCAATATTATTTAACGGTTATTTCGCCTTATGGCGTTGTTGGGGGTGGGGGTTGGTATGATGCTAATGTGACGGCTTATGCCTTTTTGGATGTTGGTGTTTTTGATCATGGTAATGAAACTAGACGGGTTTTTGTTTATTGGAGTGGTGATGCTTCTGGGGTGAATTATGCGAGGAGCAGTCCCATACTTATGGATGGTCCGAAGGTAGCTGTTGCAAATTGGAAAACTCAGTATTTGTTGACTGTGGCTACCAATCCTGCTGGTTTAAGTCCGCAGCCTTCTAGAAGTCCTTTAGGCGAGGCTGGTCCGGCTGGAGGCTGGTGGTATGACGCACATGTTAATGTTTCTTTGCTGGCTCCACCGGTGAGAGGTTATGATTTCAGCCACTGGGAGGTTGACGGCCGGTCCCTTGAAGTGGGCCAGTACGCGTTGACTGTTTTTATGGACGGGCCTCATGTGGCTGTGGCTTATTATAATGTCCGAGTGGCCGGCTGGTTTGTTCCTGAATGGCTTTATTGGATACTGCTTCTGATTTTGATTTTAGTGATTATTCTTCTCTGTGTTTGGATCTATCATAGGCGAAGACGGGCGAAGAGTGGGGAAGCCGCCTTTGAAAGAGGCTGGATCGCCTGGTATTATGGTTATGACCTATTGGGCAGAAGCCGCAGGGTTAAATGAGTATTCAAAATTTGAGAGGGGTGATGGAAGCCTTCCCCTTCCCCCTTGTCCGGCTGAAACAGTTTTAGAGAGTTTTGTTTATAAATGGTTTGCTGTCGACGTTGGTATATTTTTTCCCTCAAAATATGAGGGCTTACAAGTGTATTTCATGGATAGAAATTTAGCTTTTAACTTGTCAGCTGCATGTTATTGTTGAGTGTGGAGAGGCTTTAGGAATGTTTGAGGAGATGGCTATAGGCGCTGTCAGAATGCTTGTGTTCTTCTTTTGGGCTACGTTGGGGTTTTCCGTTATCTGGGGAATCATCTGGCTTAGAGATGAGGTTAGAAAACTCTTTTAATGGAGAGCTCAACTGCGAAACGGTTAAATCGGCTTTTTCAAACTCTATGATTTAGCAGGCGGGCGGTAGCTCAGCTTGGTAGAGCTTCCGGCTGTAGACACCTGCCCTTGGCAGGTGTCCCTTTTCAGCCTACCAAGCGTACAGGTGAACTGCAGAAACCGGAGTGTCGCAGGTTCAAATCCTGCCCGCCCGACCATTTAAATCATGTTTCTTTGAGGAGGATGCCGTTTTGGATTAGTTGCCTTATTTTTTCTATGTCTCCGCTTAATGGTCTGTCCTCTTTTAGCGTTGGCACCATGCTTCTTATTGTCTTGTAGATTTTTCTTGTTCCTTCTCCGAGTTTTTTTGGTCCGCGGATGTCTATAGCTTGGGTTGCGCAGAGGAGTTCTATGGCTACTATGTATTCGGTGTTTTCCAAGATTTGGGCTGCTTTTTGGGCTGCTGTTGTTCCCATGCTGACGAAGTCTTCGAAGTTGGCTGATGTTGGTATTGAGTCCACGCAAGCTGGGTGTGCTAGGATCTTGTTTTCTGAGGCTAGGGCTGCTGCCGTGTATTGGGCTGTCATGAGGCCGCTATGTAGGCCTTTCTCCAGTTGAGGAAGTACCAGGAAGGCGGGCAGGCCGTTGCTTAGCTTTTCGTCGAGGAGGCGGGCTATGCGTCTTTCTGCTATGTTGCCAACCATCGTCAGTGCTATTCCAAGCATGTCCATGGCTAGGGATATTGGCTGTCCGTGGAAGTTTCCGCCGGATAGGCATACGCCTTCGTCTGGGAAAACCAGCGGGTTGTCTGTTGCAGAGTTTATCTCGATTTCCACAATTTTCCTTGCATGGGCGACAGCGTCTCTGGCGGTGCCTAAAACTTGGGGTGTACATCTTAGGCTGTAAGCGTCATGGGGTCGTCCACCGCTTATCACGGCTTCTCTGCCGGTTCTGACGAGTTTGCTTCCCGCTATGAGCTCCCTAATGTTTTTGGCCGTTACGGCTTGTCCAGTGTGGGGTCTAACCTTATGAATTTTCTCGTCTAGAGCGTCTATAACGCCCAGAAGTGCCTCCATGGATAGGGCTGCAGCCATTTCCGCCACTTTGATTAGGTTTTCCGCCCTGTAAATGTTGAGGGCTGCCATCGCCGTCATCAGTTGGGTGCCGTTGTTTAGGGCTATGCCCTCCTTAAAGTCCAGTTGGATAGGCTTTATTCCAGCCTTTTCCATGGCTTCCATTCCGCTCAGAATCTCGCCTTTATATTCAGCTTCGCCTTCGCCCATGAGCACTAGAACCATGTGAGATAGTGGCGCCAAATCTCCGCTGGCGCCTACAGAGCCCTTCGCCGGTATTATTGGGTGCACGCCTTTATTGAGCATTTCCACAAGGGTTTCAAGTACTTCGAGACGCACGCCTGAATAGCCCTTAGCCAACGTGTTAGCCCTTAAAAGCATAGTTGCCCTGACAACTTCTCTGCTTAATGGTTTTCCAACCCCGGCGGCATGACTCCGAATTAGGTTTGTTTGAAGCTGCCCAAATTTTTCTTTAGGTATTATTGTATTGCTTAAGTCTCCGAAACCCGTATTTACACCATATATGGTCTCACCCTTTTCCAGAAGTTCCTCCAGAACCCGACGACTCCTATTCACTTTAGCCTTCACATGCTCCGGTATGGAAACCTTCGCCCTTCCATAAGCAACATCAACAACATCCTCAATGGTTAAGGTTTCCCCGTCAATACACACGTGTTTGTGCATGGGCTTCTCCACCATAAACCCTAGCGTTAAAGATTTTAAATCCTTTGGGAAAAGACGCCTTGTTTTTGCCCTTTTGAAGTTTTCTGGAAATCTTTTTCATAAAACTTTTATAGGTACGCCTATGTGGATTATGCTTAGAGCCTAAACTTTCAAGGTGTTGTCATGGAGCCGAGTAAGAAGCCTTTGAATGTCCTTGTTAAGCAGTTAAATGCGCATGTTGTTGTTGTTTTGAAGAATGGCAGTGAGTATAGGGGTAAGATGGTTAAGTGCGATGGGCACATGAACATTCTTTTGGAGGGCGCCACTGAGTGTCGTGAGGATCAGCCGATTGCCAATTATGGGAATGTTCTGCTTAGGGGCAACAATATCCTCTATATAATTTTGGATGCTCTTAAAAGGTAGGTTTTCTCACTCTGCCTGTTACGTAGGCGAAGGCTTCTTGTGCGTCTGCTTCGAGTAGATGTTTGCGTTTGAAGTAGGTGATTATGTTTTCTATGTCGCGTTTTAGGAGCTGTTGGGCGTTTGGGTGGTCTTTGGTCACGTATTGGGGCCAGTCGATTATGAGGATGTGGTTGTCTGGTTTTAGGATGATGTTGTATTCGCTTAGGTCTGCGTGGATTATTCCGGCTTTTTGGTAGGCTTTTCGGATGTTGCGTAGGATTTCCATTAGCACTTTCTGTGGGTTTGGGATTTCGCGTAGTTGGGCGAGTTCTGCACCTTCTATGGCGCTCATGGCTATGGCGTGGCGGTTTTGGCTTATGGGTTTTGGAACAGCCACCCCTTTCGGGTAGACAAGGGTTAAGGCTTCATATTCTTTTTCTGCGGCTTTTCTTGAGCGTAGTAGCCAGTGTATGTCTTCTGTTGTCCAGCCGCGTTTTCGTCTTGTTTGGCGGAAGCTTATTCTTCCTAGGCGGTGAAATTTTATAGCTATGCGTTCACCGTTCGGTGTTAAAGCGTCATAGACGTCGGCTTCTTTGCCCACGCCGAGTGGTTTGCCGAAGGCTTCTAGGATTCCTGCTTTTACGAAGGCGTTTATGGCTAGGCAGTCGTAGCCTGCGTAGTTCAGCGTATACCCCAAGTAGGGCTGTTTTGTCTGGCGTATTAGGCGGAGCTTGTGTAGTTTTTCGAGGCGGAAGGTGACTTCTTCCTCGTTGAATTTGGAGTACTTGACGATGACCTCTTTTGGCACATACTCGTGTTTTGTCATGGCGGCTTCTATAACCTGCAATATGCGGAAGTCTTCGCTTTCGAGGTTTTTGAAGGCTTGGATAGCTTCGGCTGACATTCCTAATGCCTAAAATAGACGCGTTTGCTAATTAAACTATGCATTTTAGACGTGGGCTGATGGATGGCTTATGGAAGGCGATGTTGGCAGGGCTAAGCTGCCTGTGCATGTGCGGGAAGCCCGTGAATCGGATAGGGATGCGGTTTTCGGGTTTTGCCGTTACACTTGGAGCTGGGGCGACTATATCCTGCATGTCTGGGATAAGTGGCTTCAAGAGCCGAATGGCAAGGTTTTTGTTGCTACTTTGGATGGTGTGCCCGTCGGCATACAGCACATAACCATCGACAAGCCTGGCGAGGCTTGGCTTAGCGGCGCCAGAACAGCGCCCCAGTATAGGCGTATGGGCGTGGCTAAAGCCATAACTGCTAAATGCCTAGAATATGCCAGAAGCATGGGCGCGAAGGTGGTAAGGCTTGTCACCGAATCGGATAATGTAGCTGCGATTGCCGCGGTTCAGAAGATGGGCTTTAAGCCCGTCGCCGAGTTCCTTGAAATGGAGTTGGAAAAACCTTCAATGGCGGAGAGCCGCCTTTCACGGTGGGCTGACGTTGACAGCCTTGAAAATGTTTGGCGTTATTTGCAGGCTTCAGATGCTTACCGCCTAGCTGCAGGATTGTACACAGTGCTTTATCACTGGTATTCCTTGGACGAGCCTGACTTGGAAAGCTTCATTCGGCATGGAAAAGCCATAATCTACACTGGCGAGAGCGGGGCTGTTGGCGGTTTGGTTTTGGTGGATAACGCTGTTGCCAGCGAGTGGCATGAAAACGCTGTTCAAATATGCTATATAGACGGAGCCTATGAGGCGGTTTTAGACATTGCTGGGTTTCTGCTGGCTTACTGCCACCAACAAGGCATAGAGAAAATTTACGGGTTTACATGCAACCACAAGCCCATAACAGACGCCCTAGAAAAACTTGGCTTCAAAAAACCAGAAAAAACAGCCATAATATTCGAAAAACACCTATAAAAGCGTCAATTTTGTTGACTGTAGCATATCACAAAATTGATACCTCCTCTAGGATTTTGGCGAAGCAAGCGAGACATAAGAAAATGGAGCCTTTTTCAGCCTTATTTTCTCTAGCCCTCTAGAGTTTTCAACATTCTTTTGGCTTGAGGAAAAGCCAATAAGCGCCTACCCTCTCTAGAAATTTTCAGTGGATGTTAAACGCTATTTGATCCGTAATTGTTCTATTTGTTGGCTATCTGGTCTTTCCACCGTTATGGTTTTTTTTGGCATTGTTCTGCCGTATCGCACTTGCACCTCACCAGTCTTTTGGTCTGAATAGTAGGCTGTTAGCTGGGCTGCCTTTTCTATAGCTTGCCTTGTTTTTGGTCCTTGCAAAAGCGTGATGGGGCTTCCAGTGCCAACAGCCTCAAAAAAGTAGTCATTTCTGCCCTTAAACCTTAAGAGCGTCTCATTTTCTTCTTTGTTTCTTCCCACGATTATCTTATTTTTACCGAAGCGGAAGTGGCGTCCAATTTTCAGCAGCTCCAAGTCCGCCATGGAAACGCGTTTTTTATGCTCGAGCAGGTCGCGGAGCTTTGCCGCAAACTCTTTGTAGGTTAGTAGGCATCCGCCAGCTGGGGTCTGGTATTCTGTTATGCCATAAGCCTTTGCAAGGGCTAACTGTCTTTTGCGGGATCTTCCTCTAATGTCTAGCAGCTTGCTTCTATCCACAATTCCATCCTTTTCGGGTTCTGTAGGCGGCAAAAGCTTGGCGGACAACGGTCTCAGCAATCGTCCTTTTAGGCTTGATTCTTCCTCAACTATTTTTAGGGCTTTCCAGTTCTGGGACATGGGACGCTCGCCTAAAACTTCGCCAGTTATTATGAAGGATGCGCCAATCCGCCGTGCGTACTGCTTGGCCTTTTTGAGCATGTAAATGCGGCAGTCTATGCACGGGTTCATGTGCCTTCCATAGCCATACTTTGGCTTGCGGATAACCCGCAAATAATCTAAGCCTAGACGCACGATCTTCAATGGCACGCCTAACTGCTGGGCAGCCCTTTCAAGGCTGAAACCACCAGTCCTAGCCGAGTAGAAGGGCGTAAGAAAAGTTATGGCTTCGACGGCTATGCCTTGCTCTTGAATCAGCTTTATAGCGAGGCTGCTGTCCAAACCGCCGGAAAAAAGCGCCAAAGCCTTTGCTTTCGCTTTTTCCATAATCCCCGCTTCTACTGGTTTGAAACTGTTATTTAAGTCCTCTTTAAGCTCTGTAGCCGCCGAAGCTTACTACGAGGAATATTACGTACATGAAAAGCAACATTAGGGCTTCTCTCCAGCCAACTCTTCCACTGGACAGGAAATACCAGAGCAGAAGGTTTGTTATGAGCGAGAACAATATCGGGCTTGTGAATGGAGTAATCTCTCTTATCCCCGTCGAGCTCATGAGGGCTACGCCGAGAATTAAAGTTATGTTTGTGAAGCAGCTTCCAACAATGTTGCCTAACGCCAGTTCCAAATGGCCTTTGAAGGCTGATTTCACGGTGTTTGCAAATTCAGGCAGACTTGTTCCGAAAGCGACAATGGTGGCGCCTAGGATAACTTGAGGCACGCCAAAATACTCAGCAAGGTATACGGCGGAATCAACTATGAAATTGGCACTTGCCACCACTATAGCGGCGCCAAAAACAGCTAAAAAAGTATAAAGCTTCAATTTTGCCCTCTCCTCGCCGAGAGCACCCTCGTTTTTTATGCGTCTCATGCTTGCAAGTCTGTAAATGTAGAATGCAAATATTCCTATGAGGAGAATCCCTATCAATCTGCCTGCGTATCCCACGTAGAGAAGTGTTAATGGAACCACGGAGGCTATGAAAAGGCCGAAATAAAGGGTTCCGACCTCTTCTTCTGTTATAAGCGGCACCATCTTTAATCGGTCAGAACTTTTCAAGGAGGCGATCAGAATCCCTGTTCCCAATATTAGACAGATATTCACAACGTTGGAGCCTAAAACGTTTCCAATGGCTATGTCCACGCCTTCGCCTAAAATTGCGGCGAAAACAGAAACGCTGAGTTCCGGCAAAGTCGTGAC
This region includes:
- the hutH gene encoding histidine ammonia-lyase, with the protein product MHKHVCIDGETLTIEDVVDVAYGRAKVSIPEHVKAKVNRSRRVLEELLEKGETIYGVNTGFGDLSNTIIPKEKFGQLQTNLIRSHAAGVGKPLSREVVRATMLLRANTLAKGYSGVRLEVLETLVEMLNKGVHPIIPAKGSVGASGDLAPLSHMVLVLMGEGEAEYKGEILSGMEAMEKAGIKPIQLDFKEGIALNNGTQLMTAMAALNIYRAENLIKVAEMAAALSMEALLGVIDALDEKIHKVRPHTGQAVTAKNIRELIAGSKLVRTGREAVISGGRPHDAYSLRCTPQVLGTARDAVAHARKIVEIEINSATDNPLVFPDEGVCLSGGNFHGQPISLAMDMLGIALTMVGNIAERRIARLLDEKLSNGLPAFLVLPQLEKGLHSGLMTAQYTAAALASENKILAHPACVDSIPTSANFEDFVSMGTTAAQKAAQILENTEYIVAIELLCATQAIDIRGPKKLGEGTRKIYKTIRSMVPTLKEDRPLSGDIEKIRQLIQNGILLKET
- a CDS encoding CARDB domain-containing protein yields the protein MMKQRRLAAILMLTMFIAMSPLMFEDVIVHGGNGKIDLFTQKEPFSGKGLNMPSDAFAPGEIVFLYALVEYNGYPRQNLLVTFSIKSPNGTSFSFTAITNTSGIASMSFTIPQKCPPHENETFGEWFVRACVVIGDTFLQDTLTFKVGWLVELLGVRTIDRNMAPRDSFGITGDVGLEISLKNIAMTEKKVTLTAVIQDELNVPVNSLAISDIEIQPNEKTVYLYTKLSIPKWAVVGKAIVYVSAFTKLPSQNGVAYCPSISTEFFITPYNPLRLEFRDIAIIKVTSSATSVKIGEPIHVSVKVRNEGTLTESFNVSLLMDNQVIDTLNVLNLAPYSSTTLNFTIDTRDLVPKSYLISVAIPPLLNEADTTDNILADGYIEVRPSVRRFLVIFEGAGLSLDAQGIILTINGSAKSVKNLPCSLFVEEGSVLIYTYEENVLSAVLGKRFKLREVIGPPSPVTVRSNITIVGQYVTQYYLLVSSIYGSPTPKSGWFDAGAIVNASVVSPWPGPEGTRHVCLGWIGTGSVPLSGSECTVTFIIHQPSSIVWLWKTQYYLTVISPYGVVGGGGWYDANVTAYAFLDVGVFDHGNETRRVFVYWSGDASGVNYARSSPILMDGPKVAVANWKTQYLLTVATNPAGLSPQPSRSPLGEAGPAGGWWYDAHVNVSLLAPPVRGYDFSHWEVDGRSLEVGQYALTVFMDGPHVAVAYYNVRVAGWFVPEWLYWILLLILILVIILLCVWIYHRRRRAKSGEAAFERGWIAWYYGYDLLGRSRRVK
- a CDS encoding serine/threonine-protein kinase RIO2 — translated: MSAEAIQAFKNLESEDFRILQVIEAAMTKHEYVPKEVIVKYSKFNEEEVTFRLEKLHKLRLIRQTKQPYLGYTLNYAGYDCLAINAFVKAGILEAFGKPLGVGKEADVYDALTPNGERIAIKFHRLGRISFRQTRRKRGWTTEDIHWLLRSRKAAEKEYEALTLVYPKGVAVPKPISQNRHAIAMSAIEGAELAQLREIPNPQKVLMEILRNIRKAYQKAGIIHADLSEYNIILKPDNHILIIDWPQYVTKDHPNAQQLLKRDIENIITYFKRKHLLEADAQEAFAYVTGRVRKPTF
- a CDS encoding sodium:calcium antiporter encodes the protein MFEEFGLLGNVLVLIASLIILDRASELTIDNAVKVSEISGLGKTTVGFILIALVTTLPELSVSVFAAILGEGVDIAIGNVLGSNVVNICLILGTGILIASLKSSDRLKMVPLITEEEVGTLYFGLFIASVVPLTLLYVGYAGRLIGILLIGIFAFYIYRLASMRRIKNEGALGEERAKLKLYTFLAVFGAAIVVASANFIVDSAVYLAEYFGVPQVILGATIVAFGTSLPEFANTVKSAFKGHLELALGNIVGSCFTNITLILGVALMSSTGIREITPFTSPILFSLITNLLLWYFLSSGRVGWREALMLLFMYVIFLVVSFGGYRA
- a CDS encoding tRNA 4-thiouridine(8) synthase ThiI, which encodes MEKAKAKALALFSGGLDSSLAIKLIQEQGIAVEAITFLTPFYSARTGGFSLERAAQQLGVPLKIVRLGLDYLRVIRKPKYGYGRHMNPCIDCRIYMLKKAKQYARRIGASFIITGEVLGERPMSQNWKALKIVEEESSLKGRLLRPLSAKLLPPTEPEKDGIVDRSKLLDIRGRSRKRQLALAKAYGITEYQTPAGGCLLTYKEFAAKLRDLLEHKKRVSMADLELLKIGRHFRFGKNKIIVGRNKEENETLLRFKGRNDYFFEAVGTGSPITLLQGPKTRQAIEKAAQLTAYYSDQKTGEVQVRYGRTMPKKTITVERPDSQQIEQLRIK
- a CDS encoding LSM domain-containing protein is translated as MEPSKKPLNVLVKQLNAHVVVVLKNGSEYRGKMVKCDGHMNILLEGATECREDQPIANYGNVLLRGNNILYIILDALKR
- a CDS encoding GNAT family N-acetyltransferase — its product is MEGDVGRAKLPVHVREARESDRDAVFGFCRYTWSWGDYILHVWDKWLQEPNGKVFVATLDGVPVGIQHITIDKPGEAWLSGARTAPQYRRMGVAKAITAKCLEYARSMGAKVVRLVTESDNVAAIAAVQKMGFKPVAEFLEMELEKPSMAESRLSRWADVDSLENVWRYLQASDAYRLAAGLYTVLYHWYSLDEPDLESFIRHGKAIIYTGESGAVGGLVLVDNAVASEWHENAVQICYIDGAYEAVLDIAGFLLAYCHQQGIEKIYGFTCNHKPITDALEKLGFKKPEKTAIIFEKHL
- the lysS gene encoding lysine--tRNA ligase, encoding MSEKIIGRGTWYDKMAAKIIERERKLGRSLDMIRTEMGLGASGFPHIGSLGDAARSYAVTLALREQGCRSELIAFCDDKDGLRKVPAGLPKTLEKYLGFPVTDIPDPFKCHDSYGRHMSSLLLEALDKCGIEYRYMSAKDAYAQGLLNNEIHTILLNAKRVGEIVKEEVGQERYMEVLPYFPVCENCGRIYTTKALEYLPKERKVLYVCEGMEIKGRWIEGCGHKGEVDVTKGMGKLSWKGEFAARWRALDIRFEAYGKDIADSVRVNDRISREVLGYEPPAHARYEMFLDKSGRKISKSAGNVFTPQVWFRYGSPQSLMLLMLKRFVGTRTIDVTDIPSYMNELDYLEDVYFGRKTIPDKKELAKLKGLYEYCWLLKPPKQPSIHVPYNLLIYLAKIAPKDKELEFITEKLQTYGYLQKGQQPDENLKKRIEYALNWAKDFEEIRETTVTLKPEEKTAIKDLIDAIKTEIEPERIQNAIFNTAKKHGIPPPEFFKTLYTILIGAPQGPRLGPYIVAMGKQNVINALQRTLNQT